Proteins encoded within one genomic window of Triticum aestivum cultivar Chinese Spring chromosome 2D, IWGSC CS RefSeq v2.1, whole genome shotgun sequence:
- the LOC123049087 gene encoding BTB/POZ domain-containing protein At5g48130 isoform X1 has translation MEKMIGRGVEMGTEVEMSPAAKEAAAAAMFSPYSSPSTAFLLQRRVLSWAKETGSPATVRVRVADRSFILHRDPLASRSRYFSQAMEEVSGDVELPDSFPGGSDAFEVIGLFCYGDSVALDPFNVAAVRCAAEFLDVGGLGARCDLYINQVVLQSWDDALIVLQRCQPLLPVAEELLIVSRCVESLAFMACMEILDPEQRRDQPGVDDAGARGLVGRRWDAEVVKELAARDLWIKDLIALPFEFFKRIVQALRRQGMKEKYVSPVVLFYANKWVLSKKTHKFWASTDEAGDGETDANRRATEILQGVVDLLPVEASGAVPVAFYFALLSRSLALELKEESRTRLRDQVASQLQFASADDLPLPEQDADRSVSDSPEVVTMESIVSNHVAMQRQGAEAVAELWDRYLVQIVDDLKLRPERLAELIGVVPAGNRKTHDHLYEAINTYLVEHPGLSGEEKAALCGHLECRKLSHEACIQAVQNERMPLRFIVQALFVQQMHTHRAFAERSDSFRYMLSGELIPGVAGAYTPSPGCPVPTSQPLSTTSPYTDAHTNAALDGKLRARGDDDAASDYETASFRIQALEQEIISLKKTLQRHNTLKGGSVRKDSKEPSFRADVAAPVAIRRRAPVSGSCIGSMRWGSQRRCASRILRVFTRLAVFGRSRSRGKQSKCRAAAEQLSCL, from the exons ATGGAGAAGATGATTGGGAGGGGGGTGGAGATGGGGACGGAGGTGGAGATGTCGCCGGCTGCCAAGGAAGCGGCCGCCGCTGCCATGTTTAGCCCTTACTCGAGCCCGAGCACGGCCTTCCTGCTGCAGAGGAGAGTACTTTCCTG GGCGAAAGAGACCGGGTCGCCGGCGACGGTGCGCGTTCGCGTCGCCGACAGGAGCTTCATTCTGCACAGG GATCCTCTGGCGTCAAGAAGCAGGTATTTCAGCCAGGCGATGGAGGAGGTGTCCGGAGACGTCGAGCTGCCGGACAGCTTCCCCGGTGGCTCCGATGCCTTCGAGGTGATCGGGCTCTTCTGCTACGGCGACTCCGTGGCGCTCGACCCGTTCAACGTGGCGGCGGTGCGCTGCGCGGCGGAGTTCCTGGACGTAGGCGGCCTGGGCGCGCGCTGCGACCTCTACATCAACCAGGTGGTGCTGCAGAGCTGGGACGACGCGCTCATCGTCCTGCAGCGCTGCCAGCCCCTCCTCCCCGTCGCAGAGGAGCTCCTCATCGTCAGCCGCTGCGTCGAGTCGCTGGCCTTCATGGCGTGCATGGAGATCCTCGACCCGGAGCAGCGCCGGGACCAGCCCGGCGTCGACGACGCCGGCGCGCGCGGCCTGGTCGGCCGCCGCTGGGACGCCGAGGTCGTCAAGGAGCTCGCCGCGCGCGACCTCTGGATCAAGGACCTCATCGCCCTCCCCTTCGAGTTCTTCAAGCGGATCGTGCAGGCGCTGCGGCGGCAAGGGATGAAGGAGAAGTACGTGAGCCCCGTGGTGCTCTTCTACGCCAACAAGTGGGTGCTCTCCAAGAAGACCCACAAGTTCTGGGCGAGCACGGACGAGGCCGGCGACGGCGAGACTGACGCCAACAGGAGGGCCACGGAGATACTGCAGGGCGTGGTCGACCTGCTCCCGGTGGAGGCGAGCGGCGCCGTCCCGGTGGCCTTCTACTTCGCGCTGCTGTCGCGGTCGCTCGCCCTCGAGCTGAAAGAGGAGAGCCGGACGAGGCTGCGGGACCAGGTAGCGTCCCAACTGCAGTTCGCCAGCGCGGATGACCTGCCGCTGCCGGAGCAAGACGCCGACCGGTCCGTCTCCGATAGCCCGGAGGTGGTGACAATGGAGAGCATCGTCTCAAACCACGTCGCCATGCAAAGACAAGGGGCCGAGGCCGTGGCGGAGTTGTGGGATCGGTACCTCGTGCAGATCGTCGATGATCTGAAACTCCGGCCGGAGAGGCTGGCAGAACTGATCGGCGTCGTTCCGGCCGGCAACCGGAAGACCCACGATCATCTATACGAGGCAATCAACACTTACTTAGTG GAGCATCCCGGCCTGTCCGGCGAGGAGAAGGCGGCGCTGTGCGGGCACCTCGAGTGCCGGAAGCTGTCGCACGAGGCGTGCATCCAGGCGGTGCAGAACGAGCGGATGCCGCTCCGGTTCATCGTGCAGGCCCTGTTCGTGCAGCAGATGCACACGCACCGCGCCTTCGCGGAGCGCTCCGACTCGTTCCGGTACATGCTCTCCGGCGAGCTGATCCCAGGCGTCGCCGGCGCGTACACGCCGAGCCCAGGGTGCCCCGTCCCCACGAGCCAGCCGCTGAGCACCACCAGCCCGTACACAGACGCCCACACCAACGCCGCGCTCGACGGGAAGCTCCGCGCCCGCGGCGACGACGACGCGGCGTCGGACTACGAGACGGCGAGCTTCAGGATCCAGGCGCTGGAGCAGGAGATCATCTCGCTGAAGAAGACCCTGCAGCGGCACAACACCCTGAAAGGAGGCTCGGTCCGCAAGGACAGCAAAGAGCCGAGCTTCAGGGCGGACGTGGCGGCGCCGGTGGCGATCAGGCGGCGAGCGCCCGTGTCCGGCAGCTGCATCGGGTCCATGCGCTGGGGCTCGCAGCGGCGGTGCGCCAGCAGGATCCTGCGCGTGTTTACGAGACTGGCCGTGTTCGGGCGGAGCAGGTCCCGAGGGAAGCAGAGCAAGTGCAGGGCAGCAGCAGAGCAGCTCAGCTGCTTGTAG
- the LOC123049087 gene encoding BTB/POZ domain-containing protein At5g48130 isoform X2: protein MEEVSGDVELPDSFPGGSDAFEVIGLFCYGDSVALDPFNVAAVRCAAEFLDVGGLGARCDLYINQVVLQSWDDALIVLQRCQPLLPVAEELLIVSRCVESLAFMACMEILDPEQRRDQPGVDDAGARGLVGRRWDAEVVKELAARDLWIKDLIALPFEFFKRIVQALRRQGMKEKYVSPVVLFYANKWVLSKKTHKFWASTDEAGDGETDANRRATEILQGVVDLLPVEASGAVPVAFYFALLSRSLALELKEESRTRLRDQVASQLQFASADDLPLPEQDADRSVSDSPEVVTMESIVSNHVAMQRQGAEAVAELWDRYLVQIVDDLKLRPERLAELIGVVPAGNRKTHDHLYEAINTYLVEHPGLSGEEKAALCGHLECRKLSHEACIQAVQNERMPLRFIVQALFVQQMHTHRAFAERSDSFRYMLSGELIPGVAGAYTPSPGCPVPTSQPLSTTSPYTDAHTNAALDGKLRARGDDDAASDYETASFRIQALEQEIISLKKTLQRHNTLKGGSVRKDSKEPSFRADVAAPVAIRRRAPVSGSCIGSMRWGSQRRCASRILRVFTRLAVFGRSRSRGKQSKCRAAAEQLSCL, encoded by the exons ATGGAGGAGGTGTCCGGAGACGTCGAGCTGCCGGACAGCTTCCCCGGTGGCTCCGATGCCTTCGAGGTGATCGGGCTCTTCTGCTACGGCGACTCCGTGGCGCTCGACCCGTTCAACGTGGCGGCGGTGCGCTGCGCGGCGGAGTTCCTGGACGTAGGCGGCCTGGGCGCGCGCTGCGACCTCTACATCAACCAGGTGGTGCTGCAGAGCTGGGACGACGCGCTCATCGTCCTGCAGCGCTGCCAGCCCCTCCTCCCCGTCGCAGAGGAGCTCCTCATCGTCAGCCGCTGCGTCGAGTCGCTGGCCTTCATGGCGTGCATGGAGATCCTCGACCCGGAGCAGCGCCGGGACCAGCCCGGCGTCGACGACGCCGGCGCGCGCGGCCTGGTCGGCCGCCGCTGGGACGCCGAGGTCGTCAAGGAGCTCGCCGCGCGCGACCTCTGGATCAAGGACCTCATCGCCCTCCCCTTCGAGTTCTTCAAGCGGATCGTGCAGGCGCTGCGGCGGCAAGGGATGAAGGAGAAGTACGTGAGCCCCGTGGTGCTCTTCTACGCCAACAAGTGGGTGCTCTCCAAGAAGACCCACAAGTTCTGGGCGAGCACGGACGAGGCCGGCGACGGCGAGACTGACGCCAACAGGAGGGCCACGGAGATACTGCAGGGCGTGGTCGACCTGCTCCCGGTGGAGGCGAGCGGCGCCGTCCCGGTGGCCTTCTACTTCGCGCTGCTGTCGCGGTCGCTCGCCCTCGAGCTGAAAGAGGAGAGCCGGACGAGGCTGCGGGACCAGGTAGCGTCCCAACTGCAGTTCGCCAGCGCGGATGACCTGCCGCTGCCGGAGCAAGACGCCGACCGGTCCGTCTCCGATAGCCCGGAGGTGGTGACAATGGAGAGCATCGTCTCAAACCACGTCGCCATGCAAAGACAAGGGGCCGAGGCCGTGGCGGAGTTGTGGGATCGGTACCTCGTGCAGATCGTCGATGATCTGAAACTCCGGCCGGAGAGGCTGGCAGAACTGATCGGCGTCGTTCCGGCCGGCAACCGGAAGACCCACGATCATCTATACGAGGCAATCAACACTTACTTAGTG GAGCATCCCGGCCTGTCCGGCGAGGAGAAGGCGGCGCTGTGCGGGCACCTCGAGTGCCGGAAGCTGTCGCACGAGGCGTGCATCCAGGCGGTGCAGAACGAGCGGATGCCGCTCCGGTTCATCGTGCAGGCCCTGTTCGTGCAGCAGATGCACACGCACCGCGCCTTCGCGGAGCGCTCCGACTCGTTCCGGTACATGCTCTCCGGCGAGCTGATCCCAGGCGTCGCCGGCGCGTACACGCCGAGCCCAGGGTGCCCCGTCCCCACGAGCCAGCCGCTGAGCACCACCAGCCCGTACACAGACGCCCACACCAACGCCGCGCTCGACGGGAAGCTCCGCGCCCGCGGCGACGACGACGCGGCGTCGGACTACGAGACGGCGAGCTTCAGGATCCAGGCGCTGGAGCAGGAGATCATCTCGCTGAAGAAGACCCTGCAGCGGCACAACACCCTGAAAGGAGGCTCGGTCCGCAAGGACAGCAAAGAGCCGAGCTTCAGGGCGGACGTGGCGGCGCCGGTGGCGATCAGGCGGCGAGCGCCCGTGTCCGGCAGCTGCATCGGGTCCATGCGCTGGGGCTCGCAGCGGCGGTGCGCCAGCAGGATCCTGCGCGTGTTTACGAGACTGGCCGTGTTCGGGCGGAGCAGGTCCCGAGGGAAGCAGAGCAAGTGCAGGGCAGCAGCAGAGCAGCTCAGCTGCTTGTAG